A single region of the Sphaeramia orbicularis chromosome 6, fSphaOr1.1, whole genome shotgun sequence genome encodes:
- the cep152 gene encoding centrosomal protein of 152 kDa isoform X1, with translation MGPSVVDTVEDVRDIQRSLWELHKLLTDLPDDMLEDSRDSSSPELEYSSCSNKNTGNSPQSTGTQQWSDHPRPTSHEQNYEAEYNQHSYKQYVYGDGTAQINGHQIIPQTQPFPHTWNQQSEDHQFTQGDYTYTSMGTEKSAESNDFSADDYESKPYPQAANNPVEYNGEGGYRDKQTHEDHKPRNHFQSAAVDRGVDQYKPSYNPHHAACQPKMFNPQPHQEGQLDHLQREFLDSTAKTADREQVVQLQILHKAQQRQIEDLERKLEDSRRNMRYIEHQFAIVKDEKDGLAVSLKESSRLVEEYKEREVKLQNKVKSMEQQVQILNERDQESMKKQQVAEAAVDSMKQQMLELCRSDTLSRAREQHDRDLTVMREQHEAALLAFEQKLDSTSQALDEQIDVGQRLREQIKQLERQREVEQLERAKVVNGLTQRLEESQQQCAKLLQTSSVQEMSQLQIKLQQAQSAKTLSENMNKVLQDDLAELKEQITLYESAVKHGVISLERNADLEHQLSESCLDLGLKKTNLKNGTLHSTALANLSESKLPRDEALRLLRAEMQRCLGSLKGKRQKISHLQEELQLSQARVEELQTQLDEAKLSLSVRENCQMNHLDMTGGSQKELMKLQEDKQHLQEQVEELEKKNKELKQNEEKVRAANLELCTKMREMIQDLDQEKQEAAERSERIHQQHRDDVVNRVRTELMLEHNAQVEQMTERHQQQLQELQTQLSEVNDKMLAVQECYISVCKEKDMLEESLRSRKEEEASVSENEQKIREESNAALEKLRAELQAQHQVSMNELKALWSKEKEAEIQQQVNSHVALTKATWKEELRKMEKTWLQRLEEARKEGSRETAEVICQTEECEAGSEAITAEELDYRLNAQKQQLQVEADKVKRKAVEEARKQTQRELHEKHLDDMAEQVEGAVTRAYNRWVEDLTSLPEYQASLKSEREMWEESQEQLTQQRISQALAAAEDQWHKRQKNQLEEQSSGAQRVEELQEKVTALQIQLEQTRKEQTALLKAELAGARAVWNRDKQQQISIIKAQCQQAYQTKLEEQHKNLEEALQKTREDEDLQKKELLLQMEAKLQQTVSAREAEIKHHYMEKEQALLQQIKAESQAEVRTVLAEVQAQLLRNPKTDQQSTGETRRTSGATTEGTITHMIQSFCKDTVNRAVSQAKMEWKKISEEKLSRVLKETQELHERDINRIQTSMSQRREQARCRKECSETVSTLQKKNRELQRHLEKACRQLQTTVREHKTATQRLNDEHESILQKVKKEHLQQLEETKRTRESAGSSDQQQHFQQGLEEMKQQYLMTVEKIRGDMLRYLQESRERAAEMIHTTVQRERQDMARKMRRYYLTCLQELLEDGGKTTGAEKKIMSAASKLAAMAEVLETPFKMKSGKNHSLPSRTADFSKTPCALPDMRPEERTYRERTDPEHKGAAAARTKASSHQDSSTSGREEASAFCVSSREKTSAAQVDAVSVRSKNRQLYLQGAGADVVDNCLDSQQHSRAFLQEAPIREEKRTDWSLTSGDSDIGFQIPRLSYSGRKVEPVKPFSVSAALSNDIGEFGGLTPDLSDLTVYNEIAKKTPHSQISDFPSVKTSAHRQPTPGSEGEKHHDGEPRRLFSELRQRQQDSGFDSPFYQHK, from the exons ATGGGCCCTTCAGTCGTGGACACAGTAGAGGATGTGAGGGATATTCAACGGTCCTTATGGGAA CTGCACAAACTACTGACAGACCTGCCAGATGACATGCTGGAAGACAGCAGAGACTCCTCCTCCCCAGAGCTGGAGTACTCTAGCTGCAGCAACAAAAATACTGGCAATAG TCCTCAGTCCACAGGGACTCAGCAGTGGTCAGATCACCCTAGGCCAACTTCTCATGAACAG AACTATGAAGCTGAGTACAATCAGCACTCTTATAAGCAGTACGTTTATGGAGATGGAACAGCTCAGATCAATGGACATCAGATTATCCCCCAGACTCAGCCTTTTCCTCACACCTGGAACCAGCAGTCAGAAGACCACCAGTTCACCCAAGGAGATTACACATATACCAGCATGGGCACAGAAAAATCTGCAGAGAGCAATGATTTCTCTGCGGATGATTATGAATCTAAACCATATCCTCAGGCTGCAAATAACCCTGTGGAATATAATGGAGAAGGAGGATACAGGGACAAGCAAACCCATGAGGACCATAAGCCGAGGAACCATTTTCAG TCTGCAGCTGTGGACAGAGGTGTGGACCAGTACAAGCCCAGTTACAACCCACACCATGCTGCCTGTCAGCCAAAGATGTTTAACCCTCAACCTCATCAAGAAGGTCAACTAGACCACCTACAGAGAGAATTCCTGGATTCAACAGCAA AAACTGCCGACAGGGAGCAGGTTGTCCAGCTGCAGATTTTACACAAGGCTCAACAGAGGCAAATTGAAGACTTGGAGCGAAAATTGGAGGACTCGAGGCGTAACATGAGATACATCGAGCATCAGTTTGCAATTGTGAAAG ATGAAAAGGATGGACTAGCAGTGAGTCTTAAGGAATCAAGCCGACTGGTAGAAGAATATAAAGAGAGAGAAGTTAAATTGCAAAACAAAGTGAAATCAATGGAGCAGCAAGTCCAGATCCTGAATGAGAGAGACCAGGAG AGCATGAAGAAGCAGCAGGTGGCTGAAGCTGCCGTAGATAGTATGAAGCAGCAGATGTTGGAGCTTTGTCGCTCTGACACCCTGTCCAGAGCACGAGAGCAGCATGACCGAGACCTTACCGTCATGAGAGAGCAGCATGAGGCAGCGCTGTTGGCCTTTGAGCAGAAGTTGGACTCTACATCTCAGGCTCTGGATGAACAG ATTGATGTTGGTCAGAGGTTACGAGAGCAAATAAAGCAGCTGGAGCGTCAGCGAGAAGTAGAGCAGCTGGAGAGAGCCAAAGTGGTGAACGGACTCACACAGCGACTGGAGGAGAGTCAACAACAGTGTGCCAAGCTGCTGCAGACAA gttcagtgcaagaaatgaGTCAGCTGCAGATCAAACTACAACAGGCTCAATCAGCCAAGACTTTAAGTGAAAATATGAACAAAGTCTTGCAG GATGATCTGGCTGAGTTGAAGGAGCAGATCACTCTGTATGAATCTGCAGTGAAACATGGTGTTATTTCATTAGAACGGAACGCTGACTTGGAGCATCAGCTCTCTGAATCCTGTTTGGATTTAGGATTAAAGAAAACCAACTTGAAAAATGGCACACTTCACAG TACTGCTCTGGCTAACTTGTCAGAGTCCAAGCTGCCCCGGGATGAGGCTCTGCGGCTGCTGCGAGCAGAGATGCAGCGCTGCCTGGGGAGCCTGAAGGGGAAGAGGCAGAAGATCAGCCACCTGCAGGAGGAACTCCAGCTCTCTCAGGCCCGAGTGGAGGAGCTGCAGACCCAGTTAGATGAAGCTAAGCTCAGCCTCTCG GTCAGAGAAAACTGTCAGATGAATCATCTAGACATGACTGGAGGCTCTCAGAAGGAGCTGATGAAATTACAGGAAGACAAACAACATTTGCAGGAGCAAGTGGAG GAGttggaaaagaaaaataaagagctGAAACAGAATGAGGAAAAGGTGAGGGCTGCCAACTTGGAGCTGTGCACCAAGATGAGAGAAATGATCCAGGATTTGGACCAAGAAAAGCAGGAAGCTGCTGAGAG GTCTGAGCGAATTCATCAGCAGCACAGAGATGACGTGGTGAACCGGGTCAGAACAGAGCTCATGTTGGAGCACAACGCTCAGGTTGAACAGATGACTGAACGGCATCAGCAGCAgcttcaggagttaca GACACAGCTGTCTGAGGTCAATGATAAGATGTTAGCTGTACAAGAGTGTTACATATCGGTCTGCAAAGAGAAGGACATGCTTGAAGAAAGTTTACGCagcaggaaggaggaggaggcttCAGTCAGTGAGAATGAG CAAAAGATTAGAGAAGAGAGTAATGCAGCCCTGGAGAAGCTACGGGCTGAGCTACAGGCTCAGCATCAGGTCTCAATGAACGAGCTCAAAGCTCTGTGGTCCAAGGAGAAGGAGGCTGAGATCCAGCAGCAGGTGAACTCTCATGTAGCGTTGACCAAGGCCACCTGGAAGGAGGAGCTGCGaaag ATGGAGAAGACATGGCTTCAGAGACTAGAGGAGGCTAGAAAAGAGGGAAGCAGAGAAACTGCTGAGGTGATCTGTCAGACAGAGGAGTGTGAAGCCGGCAGTGAGGCCATTACTGCTGAGGAGCTGGACTACAGGCTCAATGCCCAGAAACAGCAGCTGCAAGTGGAAGCTGACAAAGTCAAACGTAAAGCTGTAGAGGAAGCAAGAAAGCAAACCCAGAGAGAGTTACATGAGAAGCACCTGGACGACATGGCCGAACAG GTTGAAGGTGCAGTGACCAGGGCCTACAATCGCTGGGTTGAGGACTTGACTTCATTACCAGAGTACCAAGCCTCTCTCAAATCAGAAAGGGAGATGTGGGAAGAGTCTCAGGAACAACTCACACAACAAAGG ATATCTCAGGCCCTGGCAGCGGCTGAAGATCAGTGGCATAAGAGACAGAAGAACCAGctggaggagcagagttctggaGCACAAAGGGTGGAGGAGCTCCAGGAGAAAGTTACAGCTCTTCAGATCCAACTGGAGCAGACGAGGAAGGAGCAAACAGCCCTTCTGAAGGCTGAGCTGGCAGGAGCTAGAGCAGTCTGGAACCGAGACAAACAGCAGCAGATCTCCATTATCAAGGCCCAATGTCAACAGGCGTATCAAACAAAGCTAGAAGAGCAGCACAAAAACCTCGAGGAGGCTTTGCAGAAGACCAGAGAGGATGAAGACCTCCAGAAGAAAGAGCTGCTCTTGCAGATGGAAGCCAAGCTGCAGCAGACTGTCAGCGCCCGAGAAGCAGAGATAAAACATCACTATATGGAGAAGGAGCAAGCACTGTTACAGCAGATAAAGGCTGAATCACAAGCAGAGGTGCGGACTGTTCTAGCAGAGGTGCAGGCCCAACTTctcaggaatccaaaaacagatcAACAAAGTACTGGAGAAACCAGGAGGACCAGCGGGGCCACAACAGAAGGCACAATAACACACATGATCCAAAGTTTCTGCAAAGATACAGTCAACAGAGCGGTATCCCAGGCCAAGATGGAGTGGAAGAAA ATAAGTGAAGAGAAACTGAGCCGTGTATTGAAAGAAACACAGGAATTGCACGAGAGAGATATCAACAGAATACAAA CCTCTATGTCCCAGAGGAGGGAGCAAGCCCGCTGTAGAAAGGAGTGCAGTGAAACTGTAAGTACACTCCAGAAGAAGAACCGGGAGCTCCAGAGACATTTGGAGAAAGCCTGTCGTCAGCTGCAGACCACTGTGAGAGAGCACAAAACTGCCACTCAGCGCCTCAATG ATGAACATGAAAGTATCCTTCAGAAAGTGAAGAAGGAACATCTACAGCAGCTAGAGGAAACAAAAAGAACCAGAGAATCTGCAGG GAGCTCTGACCAACAACAACATTTTCAGCAAGGCCTCGAAGAGATGAAGCAGCAATATCTAATGACTGTGGAAAAGATCCGAG GGGATATGCTGCGCTACCTTCAGGAGAGTCGTGAACGAGCTGCAGAGATGATCCACACCACAGTGCAGAGGGAGAGGCAGGACATGGCCAGAAAGATGCGCCGCTATTACCTCACCTGTTTGCAGGAGTTACTGGAGGATGGAGGAAAGACAACGGG GGCTGAGAAGAAAATAATGAGCGCTGCAAGCAAACTGGCAGCCATGGCTGAAGTCCTAGAGACACCGTTCAAAATGAAATCTGGGAAGAATCACAGCTTACCAA GTAGAACTGCAGATTTCAGTAAAACCCCATGTGCACTACCTGACATGAGGCCAGAGGAGAGAACGTACAGGGAAAGGACTGATCCAGAGCACAAAGGAGCTGCTGCAGCGAGGACTAAAGCTTCAAGTCACCAGGACTCTTCCACATCTGGGAGGGAGGAAGCCTCAGCCTTTTGTGTTTCCTCCCGAGAGAAAACGTCTGCAGCTCAGGTGGATGCTGTGTCTGTGAGGAGTAAGAATAGGCAGCTGTACCTGCAGGGAGCTGGAGCTGATGTAGTAGATAACTGTCTGGATTCACAGCAGCACAGCAGAGCCTTCCTCCAAGAGGCTCCCATCAGAGAAGAGAAGCGCACCGATTGGAGTTTAACCAGCGGTGACTCAGACATAGGTTTCCAAATTCCCAGACTCTCTTACTCTGGGAGGAAAGTAGAACCGGTCAAGCCGTTTTCAGTTTCTGCTGCGTTGTCCAATGACATCGGAGAGTTTGGTGGGCTAACACCAGATCTTTCTGACCTGACAGTTTACAATGAGATTGCCAAAAAGACGCCACACTCCCAGATTTCAGACTTTCCCAGTGTGAAGACTAGCGCACACAGACAACCCACTCCAGGTTCTGAAGGAGAGAAGCACCATGACGGTGAACCCAGGCGTTTGTTTTCTGAGCTCAGGCAGCGGCAGCAGGACAGCGGCTTTGACAGTCCATTCTACCAACACAAATAA
- the cep152 gene encoding centrosomal protein of 152 kDa isoform X2, with translation MLEDSRDSSSPELEYSSCSNKNTGNSPQSTGTQQWSDHPRPTSHEQNYEAEYNQHSYKQYVYGDGTAQINGHQIIPQTQPFPHTWNQQSEDHQFTQGDYTYTSMGTEKSAESNDFSADDYESKPYPQAANNPVEYNGEGGYRDKQTHEDHKPRNHFQSAAVDRGVDQYKPSYNPHHAACQPKMFNPQPHQEGQLDHLQREFLDSTAKTADREQVVQLQILHKAQQRQIEDLERKLEDSRRNMRYIEHQFAIVKDEKDGLAVSLKESSRLVEEYKEREVKLQNKVKSMEQQVQILNERDQESMKKQQVAEAAVDSMKQQMLELCRSDTLSRAREQHDRDLTVMREQHEAALLAFEQKLDSTSQALDEQIDVGQRLREQIKQLERQREVEQLERAKVVNGLTQRLEESQQQCAKLLQTSSVQEMSQLQIKLQQAQSAKTLSENMNKVLQDDLAELKEQITLYESAVKHGVISLERNADLEHQLSESCLDLGLKKTNLKNGTLHSTALANLSESKLPRDEALRLLRAEMQRCLGSLKGKRQKISHLQEELQLSQARVEELQTQLDEAKLSLSVRENCQMNHLDMTGGSQKELMKLQEDKQHLQEQVEELEKKNKELKQNEEKVRAANLELCTKMREMIQDLDQEKQEAAERSERIHQQHRDDVVNRVRTELMLEHNAQVEQMTERHQQQLQELQTQLSEVNDKMLAVQECYISVCKEKDMLEESLRSRKEEEASVSENEQKIREESNAALEKLRAELQAQHQVSMNELKALWSKEKEAEIQQQVNSHVALTKATWKEELRKMEKTWLQRLEEARKEGSRETAEVICQTEECEAGSEAITAEELDYRLNAQKQQLQVEADKVKRKAVEEARKQTQRELHEKHLDDMAEQVEGAVTRAYNRWVEDLTSLPEYQASLKSEREMWEESQEQLTQQRISQALAAAEDQWHKRQKNQLEEQSSGAQRVEELQEKVTALQIQLEQTRKEQTALLKAELAGARAVWNRDKQQQISIIKAQCQQAYQTKLEEQHKNLEEALQKTREDEDLQKKELLLQMEAKLQQTVSAREAEIKHHYMEKEQALLQQIKAESQAEVRTVLAEVQAQLLRNPKTDQQSTGETRRTSGATTEGTITHMIQSFCKDTVNRAVSQAKMEWKKISEEKLSRVLKETQELHERDINRIQTSMSQRREQARCRKECSETVSTLQKKNRELQRHLEKACRQLQTTVREHKTATQRLNDEHESILQKVKKEHLQQLEETKRTRESAGSSDQQQHFQQGLEEMKQQYLMTVEKIRGDMLRYLQESRERAAEMIHTTVQRERQDMARKMRRYYLTCLQELLEDGGKTTGAEKKIMSAASKLAAMAEVLETPFKMKSGKNHSLPSRTADFSKTPCALPDMRPEERTYRERTDPEHKGAAAARTKASSHQDSSTSGREEASAFCVSSREKTSAAQVDAVSVRSKNRQLYLQGAGADVVDNCLDSQQHSRAFLQEAPIREEKRTDWSLTSGDSDIGFQIPRLSYSGRKVEPVKPFSVSAALSNDIGEFGGLTPDLSDLTVYNEIAKKTPHSQISDFPSVKTSAHRQPTPGSEGEKHHDGEPRRLFSELRQRQQDSGFDSPFYQHK, from the exons ATGCTGGAAGACAGCAGAGACTCCTCCTCCCCAGAGCTGGAGTACTCTAGCTGCAGCAACAAAAATACTGGCAATAG TCCTCAGTCCACAGGGACTCAGCAGTGGTCAGATCACCCTAGGCCAACTTCTCATGAACAG AACTATGAAGCTGAGTACAATCAGCACTCTTATAAGCAGTACGTTTATGGAGATGGAACAGCTCAGATCAATGGACATCAGATTATCCCCCAGACTCAGCCTTTTCCTCACACCTGGAACCAGCAGTCAGAAGACCACCAGTTCACCCAAGGAGATTACACATATACCAGCATGGGCACAGAAAAATCTGCAGAGAGCAATGATTTCTCTGCGGATGATTATGAATCTAAACCATATCCTCAGGCTGCAAATAACCCTGTGGAATATAATGGAGAAGGAGGATACAGGGACAAGCAAACCCATGAGGACCATAAGCCGAGGAACCATTTTCAG TCTGCAGCTGTGGACAGAGGTGTGGACCAGTACAAGCCCAGTTACAACCCACACCATGCTGCCTGTCAGCCAAAGATGTTTAACCCTCAACCTCATCAAGAAGGTCAACTAGACCACCTACAGAGAGAATTCCTGGATTCAACAGCAA AAACTGCCGACAGGGAGCAGGTTGTCCAGCTGCAGATTTTACACAAGGCTCAACAGAGGCAAATTGAAGACTTGGAGCGAAAATTGGAGGACTCGAGGCGTAACATGAGATACATCGAGCATCAGTTTGCAATTGTGAAAG ATGAAAAGGATGGACTAGCAGTGAGTCTTAAGGAATCAAGCCGACTGGTAGAAGAATATAAAGAGAGAGAAGTTAAATTGCAAAACAAAGTGAAATCAATGGAGCAGCAAGTCCAGATCCTGAATGAGAGAGACCAGGAG AGCATGAAGAAGCAGCAGGTGGCTGAAGCTGCCGTAGATAGTATGAAGCAGCAGATGTTGGAGCTTTGTCGCTCTGACACCCTGTCCAGAGCACGAGAGCAGCATGACCGAGACCTTACCGTCATGAGAGAGCAGCATGAGGCAGCGCTGTTGGCCTTTGAGCAGAAGTTGGACTCTACATCTCAGGCTCTGGATGAACAG ATTGATGTTGGTCAGAGGTTACGAGAGCAAATAAAGCAGCTGGAGCGTCAGCGAGAAGTAGAGCAGCTGGAGAGAGCCAAAGTGGTGAACGGACTCACACAGCGACTGGAGGAGAGTCAACAACAGTGTGCCAAGCTGCTGCAGACAA gttcagtgcaagaaatgaGTCAGCTGCAGATCAAACTACAACAGGCTCAATCAGCCAAGACTTTAAGTGAAAATATGAACAAAGTCTTGCAG GATGATCTGGCTGAGTTGAAGGAGCAGATCACTCTGTATGAATCTGCAGTGAAACATGGTGTTATTTCATTAGAACGGAACGCTGACTTGGAGCATCAGCTCTCTGAATCCTGTTTGGATTTAGGATTAAAGAAAACCAACTTGAAAAATGGCACACTTCACAG TACTGCTCTGGCTAACTTGTCAGAGTCCAAGCTGCCCCGGGATGAGGCTCTGCGGCTGCTGCGAGCAGAGATGCAGCGCTGCCTGGGGAGCCTGAAGGGGAAGAGGCAGAAGATCAGCCACCTGCAGGAGGAACTCCAGCTCTCTCAGGCCCGAGTGGAGGAGCTGCAGACCCAGTTAGATGAAGCTAAGCTCAGCCTCTCG GTCAGAGAAAACTGTCAGATGAATCATCTAGACATGACTGGAGGCTCTCAGAAGGAGCTGATGAAATTACAGGAAGACAAACAACATTTGCAGGAGCAAGTGGAG GAGttggaaaagaaaaataaagagctGAAACAGAATGAGGAAAAGGTGAGGGCTGCCAACTTGGAGCTGTGCACCAAGATGAGAGAAATGATCCAGGATTTGGACCAAGAAAAGCAGGAAGCTGCTGAGAG GTCTGAGCGAATTCATCAGCAGCACAGAGATGACGTGGTGAACCGGGTCAGAACAGAGCTCATGTTGGAGCACAACGCTCAGGTTGAACAGATGACTGAACGGCATCAGCAGCAgcttcaggagttaca GACACAGCTGTCTGAGGTCAATGATAAGATGTTAGCTGTACAAGAGTGTTACATATCGGTCTGCAAAGAGAAGGACATGCTTGAAGAAAGTTTACGCagcaggaaggaggaggaggcttCAGTCAGTGAGAATGAG CAAAAGATTAGAGAAGAGAGTAATGCAGCCCTGGAGAAGCTACGGGCTGAGCTACAGGCTCAGCATCAGGTCTCAATGAACGAGCTCAAAGCTCTGTGGTCCAAGGAGAAGGAGGCTGAGATCCAGCAGCAGGTGAACTCTCATGTAGCGTTGACCAAGGCCACCTGGAAGGAGGAGCTGCGaaag ATGGAGAAGACATGGCTTCAGAGACTAGAGGAGGCTAGAAAAGAGGGAAGCAGAGAAACTGCTGAGGTGATCTGTCAGACAGAGGAGTGTGAAGCCGGCAGTGAGGCCATTACTGCTGAGGAGCTGGACTACAGGCTCAATGCCCAGAAACAGCAGCTGCAAGTGGAAGCTGACAAAGTCAAACGTAAAGCTGTAGAGGAAGCAAGAAAGCAAACCCAGAGAGAGTTACATGAGAAGCACCTGGACGACATGGCCGAACAG GTTGAAGGTGCAGTGACCAGGGCCTACAATCGCTGGGTTGAGGACTTGACTTCATTACCAGAGTACCAAGCCTCTCTCAAATCAGAAAGGGAGATGTGGGAAGAGTCTCAGGAACAACTCACACAACAAAGG ATATCTCAGGCCCTGGCAGCGGCTGAAGATCAGTGGCATAAGAGACAGAAGAACCAGctggaggagcagagttctggaGCACAAAGGGTGGAGGAGCTCCAGGAGAAAGTTACAGCTCTTCAGATCCAACTGGAGCAGACGAGGAAGGAGCAAACAGCCCTTCTGAAGGCTGAGCTGGCAGGAGCTAGAGCAGTCTGGAACCGAGACAAACAGCAGCAGATCTCCATTATCAAGGCCCAATGTCAACAGGCGTATCAAACAAAGCTAGAAGAGCAGCACAAAAACCTCGAGGAGGCTTTGCAGAAGACCAGAGAGGATGAAGACCTCCAGAAGAAAGAGCTGCTCTTGCAGATGGAAGCCAAGCTGCAGCAGACTGTCAGCGCCCGAGAAGCAGAGATAAAACATCACTATATGGAGAAGGAGCAAGCACTGTTACAGCAGATAAAGGCTGAATCACAAGCAGAGGTGCGGACTGTTCTAGCAGAGGTGCAGGCCCAACTTctcaggaatccaaaaacagatcAACAAAGTACTGGAGAAACCAGGAGGACCAGCGGGGCCACAACAGAAGGCACAATAACACACATGATCCAAAGTTTCTGCAAAGATACAGTCAACAGAGCGGTATCCCAGGCCAAGATGGAGTGGAAGAAA ATAAGTGAAGAGAAACTGAGCCGTGTATTGAAAGAAACACAGGAATTGCACGAGAGAGATATCAACAGAATACAAA CCTCTATGTCCCAGAGGAGGGAGCAAGCCCGCTGTAGAAAGGAGTGCAGTGAAACTGTAAGTACACTCCAGAAGAAGAACCGGGAGCTCCAGAGACATTTGGAGAAAGCCTGTCGTCAGCTGCAGACCACTGTGAGAGAGCACAAAACTGCCACTCAGCGCCTCAATG ATGAACATGAAAGTATCCTTCAGAAAGTGAAGAAGGAACATCTACAGCAGCTAGAGGAAACAAAAAGAACCAGAGAATCTGCAGG GAGCTCTGACCAACAACAACATTTTCAGCAAGGCCTCGAAGAGATGAAGCAGCAATATCTAATGACTGTGGAAAAGATCCGAG GGGATATGCTGCGCTACCTTCAGGAGAGTCGTGAACGAGCTGCAGAGATGATCCACACCACAGTGCAGAGGGAGAGGCAGGACATGGCCAGAAAGATGCGCCGCTATTACCTCACCTGTTTGCAGGAGTTACTGGAGGATGGAGGAAAGACAACGGG GGCTGAGAAGAAAATAATGAGCGCTGCAAGCAAACTGGCAGCCATGGCTGAAGTCCTAGAGACACCGTTCAAAATGAAATCTGGGAAGAATCACAGCTTACCAA GTAGAACTGCAGATTTCAGTAAAACCCCATGTGCACTACCTGACATGAGGCCAGAGGAGAGAACGTACAGGGAAAGGACTGATCCAGAGCACAAAGGAGCTGCTGCAGCGAGGACTAAAGCTTCAAGTCACCAGGACTCTTCCACATCTGGGAGGGAGGAAGCCTCAGCCTTTTGTGTTTCCTCCCGAGAGAAAACGTCTGCAGCTCAGGTGGATGCTGTGTCTGTGAGGAGTAAGAATAGGCAGCTGTACCTGCAGGGAGCTGGAGCTGATGTAGTAGATAACTGTCTGGATTCACAGCAGCACAGCAGAGCCTTCCTCCAAGAGGCTCCCATCAGAGAAGAGAAGCGCACCGATTGGAGTTTAACCAGCGGTGACTCAGACATAGGTTTCCAAATTCCCAGACTCTCTTACTCTGGGAGGAAAGTAGAACCGGTCAAGCCGTTTTCAGTTTCTGCTGCGTTGTCCAATGACATCGGAGAGTTTGGTGGGCTAACACCAGATCTTTCTGACCTGACAGTTTACAATGAGATTGCCAAAAAGACGCCACACTCCCAGATTTCAGACTTTCCCAGTGTGAAGACTAGCGCACACAGACAACCCACTCCAGGTTCTGAAGGAGAGAAGCACCATGACGGTGAACCCAGGCGTTTGTTTTCTGAGCTCAGGCAGCGGCAGCAGGACAGCGGCTTTGACAGTCCATTCTACCAACACAAATAA